In Vulpes lagopus strain Blue_001 chromosome 4, ASM1834538v1, whole genome shotgun sequence, the DNA window AATGGGGTGAAATTTAATTCCTTTTGTAGGAAAACTGCATAAAACAAAGAGCTAAATAGTTACCCAAAATCTACGCATTGGAAAAGGTCACACATGACCTTTGGCACCAATGTACCCCCAATACCAACAACATCAGCACTGGACAGGAATTCTAGTTCTGGATTGGGAAGCCAGAGGACCAGGAAAAGGTGACTGACATACTGTAGAATAGCTAAACAGGGAGGGGTGACCATGGAAAGAGGACAGAATCCTTGGTCCAAGGTGAAACTCCAAAGCCAAATTGTAAGAAGGCAGATTAGAAACTAATGATTAGGCACAATGTTTCAGGTaagcaagatgaataagctcCAGAGTGCTGTGGTTCAACCTGAACCTATGGTCAACAACAATATTGCACTGTGgatattaaaatctattaagaGTCTGGTCTCATGGTAAGTGTTCTTGccacaagaaaaagaatttttaaaagaaatataatgccaATCTAATATTAAACTAATAGAACAGTCTTTAAAAGAGGCAAAATTTTTTAGAGGCAGGAATGAAACgatgaaaaataaataggaaaagtaACCAATTAGGAaacttgcaaaagaaaaatatgcttgCTGAAGTTTTTTAAGAtgcaaagataaaaatgaatagtctatttaaaaaaaagatgcaaagaaaattAGCAAACTGTGAAAGGgacccaataaataaaatatttgtaaattaaaaggTAATAGAGCCAGAGAAGAGCTCTATGAGCCTATTAGTTTGTGCCTTTTGCTCCAGCACCCTGTACAATTTATCATTTGTCCCatacttaagtttttaaaataaaagcaatcccACAGCATTTATTGTCTTCTGGTAATAAcataaaagcaatcaaaacaatACGAACAAATGTTTTAGAACTACACTCCCAACAAAGGACATCTGAAAAAACAAACTACATGGCCTTCTCAAGAATTCCTCACTTTATTGATCATTTCTAGTTGGAGACACTTTGGAGTAGGGTAATGGAGTATCTCCTTTTAGCATGATCTGACCCAGTTGTTTTCttgactttgttttaaaatgaatctcttcAGCGTCATCTAATAGGTTAATGTACTCATCAAAACCAATGATATAGCCCTCTATCTGCATGTTCACTTGCTCATTAAGCCATACTTGAATCTAAGATCTATTTTGCAAGTATCTCTAGCTGCGGTTGATGGGCTGAAAAATCACCTGCACTTTTTGGCCCTGGCCACGGCATACCATAATGGAATCTGAAAAAGACCATATACTACCTTAGAAAGCAACTTCTGGCACAtcccatatttaaaatttttaattagttgCATTAAAGCATAccaggatgaaaaaaaataaataaataaaacataccagGATGGGTTTGGTACTTTCACTTTGTACTTCAACTTCTGCCCAGGTCTTCTCTAATTGTATGAGATGCTGCACTAAAACCCAACTGGCTTTACCCTACATTTCCCAGAAATAACAGGACTAATAACCTCTTTTGAAGGACAGTATCCAGGGAACTTACTGCAAAAACAAAGTGCCCTCATTAGTGAGTGGTTTGGGACATCTAGCCTTAGATGgtagtaaaaaagcaaaaatactgcTGTTCTTGCCAGCTGTACACATTAGCAGTGCACAGCTCATGAGATATTCATGAAGCCTGTACGCTGCCAGTTGGTGAAAACaatgaagaaagcaagaaattatAGCTTAGGTGAAACGTGTATAAAAAACAGAGACTGAGCAGCCCTGCCATAGAGCATGTAAAGAGTGGTCTGAATGTTCCTGATGATAATTTGTCGCTATTTGTATGTGGTGTAAATCTACAactacttatttgttttattttttgactttttcatGATAAACCTTTTGTCATagatgagttaaaaaaataagtgtttggcaataaaaaattaagtactaaattttcatttaagaaaattgatgatcgggggtccctgggtggttcagcggtttagcgcctacctttggcccagggcatgatcctgcaatCCCGGGATccagacccacatcaggctccctgcatggagtctgcttctccctttgcctgtgcctatgcctctctctctctatctctctgtgcctcgaatgaatgaatgaatgaatgaataaaatatttttaaaaaggaaattgatgATGAATATGCTTGTTGTCATTTACCATCTATTATGCAGGTTATGATATTATCACTACTCCACATGAAAACCCTCGACCTAAATCTGCTATAGGAGCAGCAGCATCTACTTCAAAAGTTACTTGTTACTTTAAAAGATTAGACCTAAAGATGACATTAATGTACATCTGTAGAAGgtgcatttcatttttatctctcaGTAGAGCATGTCCTTTAATTTTGGTCAAATACCTTTAGctagattaagaaaaaagagagaagatccaataaaatcagaaataaatgaggaaatattgCAACTcttaccacagaaataaaaagaatcctaAGAGACTATCATGAACAAGTATGTGccaacaaaatgaataaactggaagaaaatggataaattcctagaaccaTATAATCTATcaagactgaatcataaagaaatataaaatctgaacaaTATTAATAACATGTAAGGAGACTGGataagtaatcaaaaacctcccaacaaagtcCAGGACCTGATGGTTTCACTGCTAAATTCTAAAGAAGAACTGATGCtaaatccttctcaaactcttcaaaaaactgaagaggagggtACACTATGGGGCTATGCATTAGTCTAggaaagccagacaaagacactataagaaaagaaaactataggtcAGTATTTCTGataaacatagatacaaaaatcctcaacaaaatactagcaaaccaaattcaacaccatattaaaagaatcattcactgTAAACAAATGGacttatccctgggatgcaaagatAATTCAACATAAGCAAATCAATCACTGTGATATaccatattaacagaatgaaggggaaaaataatgTGATCATCAAATAGATAGAGAAAAGCAATTAACCAAGTACGACGCTTTTTAATGATAGAAACAAactatatataaatggaatgtaTCTCTGCGTAACAAAGGCCATAAATGACaaaccacagctaacatcatacttagcAGTAAAAAATAGAacgtttttcctctaagatcaggaataataCAAAGAttctccactctcaccacttctgttcagcaaagtactagaagtcctagccataggAATCAGGCAATAAATAataggcatccaaatcagaaaggaagaagtaaaatgctaacatttacattttcaagttttttgtaCATATACCAAAAAGGAATTGAAAGCATTCATGTTGGGCCCCTTAGCAGAAGAAAATTCCCAGTAATATGACCTTAGATTTATGTCATATTTATCAGtctttcaaatagaaaaatcagttaaTCCAAATATTAGATTGTGTTCCCACAATTCATGAATTATAAGCAAAGCTTTTGGAAGTTCTTTCTGTTTGAAGATGAAGTAGCTGACATTATGATGTGTACTActgaaacttattttaaaaggttaacaTTGGGAATAAAAATTGGTAGTTCATAATATGAACACAAATTTTAGTGGAGTACCATGttgcattaaaaacaaatattcttggggcacctgggtggctcagtcagttggggtatcaactcttgatttaggctcaggtcatgatctcagggtctgggatcaagccccacatcaggcttcttggccagcagggaatctgctttggattctctctctctctttctctctctctgctcctccccaccttactctctttctcttttttttcctctctctgtctctcaaataaataaatcttttaaaaatatattctcattaaaataagaaatctgaaaaaaaataagaaatctgtgaaacagaaagagaattgGAATTGTTTGTGGTACAAGTCATAATTCAAATAGCATTCAAACAAGTGGAGCTACTTTACCAATCAAAATAGAAGCTGTAGGTAacaagatttgcaaatatttttatataagcaGAGTAATTGGCCTACAAAATTTGTATGATGAACCTCATACTGGATACCAAAAAATACTTCAGCATGGCAATATACACTATCTCCCATTGTTTCTTCTCATTAGTCATGCTTTAGATATGTTTGAATCTTTAAAGAActgtttagggcagccccagtggcgcagcggtttggcaccgcctgcagcctagggcatgatcctggagacccggatcgagtcccacatcaggctccctccatagagcctgcttctccctctgcctgtgtctatgcctctctctctctctctctctctctctctctttgtgtcgatcatgaataaataaatacaaccttaaaaaaaaaaagaactgtttactaaatgaatttaaatattcttactacttacagcccattgacaagtccttgaaacaggcagagtgaccttcctctaggaactcaagTGCCTTGACGTTGagactttgctaagggcaaaagttAATCTTAGCCCTACCCCCAGGACCTTGTAAgtctattttaacatataaaaattcctttggaaaattcctttatctctacccctcaagatatgtgttggcaatcatcccccaatcATATCACTCACCTATATACGTCTGAAGAGTCTCATAACTAAGGTTTTGACAGttataaatgaccttttccttaAAATGGCTAGCCCCCTCaagatcctggaaaccttgtttccaaaatttctTAGAGACTTAGGCTATCCCCAAcctcctcccaacttgaaagtatataatagACCACTCCTCATAACCCTAGTgaactctttctgcccacagatcCTGTTCCTGTGCTTTagtaaaaccacctttttgcatcaaagatgtctcaagaattcttccttggtCCATTGGCTTAGAAACCTAGCATCTTTCCTATATCAGGATTGATCCCTTAATCCATGGGATCCGATATTATCTCCAGGTAGTTAAGGTCTGAATTGAGTTAGaatgtaggacacccagctggtgtcacagaatGGCTTGGTgtggaaaaatacaataaagaacCCACACATGTGGTGACCAGAAGTGTCAGAAGTGAAGTGTTCTGTGTAATAGTAAAGAAAATCTCACAAACAGAGAgctgggttatttatttttttttactcaattaTTCTTCCTTTAAATAGCAAAGACATCATAAAAGattatcaggggaaaaaaatgttacagTCAAGTCAACCCTGAATTTAGTCTTTGGCACACACTAAAATATCCACAGGTCCAGGAAGTATAAACAATGGGGAAGAACATGGACTCTGGGACCAGGTGACTTGGGTTAGAATCTcaactctgtctctctctaggTGTATGACTTTGGCCTTAGTTGTCTCATTTACAAAATGTAGATAATAAAAgtacagtcttttttaaaaattttatttattaattcatgagagacacagggagagaagcagagacataagctgagggagaagttggctccctgtgaggagcctgaaacagggctctgtcccagaaccccaggaccatgcatgacctgagccaaaggtagacactgaactgctgagcgACCTCAATACCCCAATAAaagtaatctcaaaaaaaaagtatactcttCATTGGGTTGCTGTGAAGCTTAAATGTGTTAATATATAGAGAGTGTTTGaaaagtgcctagcacataatcAGAActatatatctctatctctagaatttttattattgctactactattattattttttattattttcaatcaGTTCTCTGCGGTCACAAGTGAAACTAAGTTAAATGGTGATTTGGTGGGTAGATGTTCAACTTAACTGGTGCAGTAAAGGCCACAGTTCTCAAGGCCATATTAGTGGTTTATAAAGGAGCATCTACTCAAGTCCTCCCCTGGGTCCCATAACTAAACTAATACCAACAAATCCAAACGGACATGGAAGAGAATTAGAAAGCAAATTCTTCCATCATTTGCATCTCCAGATTTAGAGCTAAGAATTCTGAGATAAACAAATGGAGTAAATTTGGAAATGATGCATCAAAAACTTCCTCCTATGACATGAAGAGTGGGAGCTATCAAGGATCTGCCTAACAAATGCTAGAGAGACATCTCCCTCCAGACACCAAAGAGGGATAACAACTCAGGATGATGGAAACCTGCAATCCCCCAGAAAATGAATTGTCACCATTTGGCATCCTCTTGATTTTAACAATTGTAGGCACTGAATGCATCGTTGGTATCATTGCAAATGGGTTCATCATGGCTATAAAtgtggctgaatggattaaaaataagacaGTTTCCACAAGTGGCAGAGTCCTGTTTTTCTTGAGTGCATCCAGAATAGCTCTCCAAAGCTTCACGATGCTAGAAATTACCTTCAGCTCAACATCCCCACGTTTTTATAATGAAGATGTTATGTATGACACATTCAAAGTAAGTTTCATGTTCTTAAATCATTGTAGCCTCTGGTTTGCTGCTTGGCTCAGTTTCTTCTACTTCGTGAAGATTGCTGATTTCTCCCACCCCCTTTTTCTCAAGCTGAAGTGGAGAATTTCCAGATTGATGCCCTGGCTTCTGTGGTTTTCAGTGTTTATTTCCTTGGGCTACAGTATGCTACTCTCCAATGACATCTACACTGTGTATTGTAACAATTCTTCTATCCCCTCTTCCAACTCCACTAAGAAAAAATACTTGACTAAGACCAATGTGGTCAACCTGGTTCTTCTCTATAACCTGGGACTCTTCATTCCTCTGATCACGTTCATCCTTTCGGCCACCCTGCTGATCATCTCTCTCAAGAGACACACACTACACATGGAAAGCAATGCCACTGGCTGCAGGGACCCCAGCATGGAGGCTCACATAGGGGCCATCAGAGCGACCAGCTACTTTCTCATTCTCTATATTTTCAATTCAGTTGCTCTATTTCTCTATATGTCCAACATCTTTGATATCAACAGCTCCTGGAATATTTTGTGCAAATTCATCATGGCTGCCTACCCTGCTGGTCACTCCATTCTGCTGATTCAGGACAACCCTGGGTTGAGAAGAGCCTGGAAGCGGCTTCAGCCTCAAGTTCATTTTTACCTAAAAGAGCAGACTCCATGACTGACATCCACAGAATACCAGAATAGCCAAACCAGAATAGCCCAACCTTTTTCTCACCTAgacccctctcctcccacctcctttcTTCCCCAAGCCTGATCTGATCCTCTtacctgataatttttttttatatacagaaGCCtgatctttgtctctctcttttgcttcatGGGTACAATCAGAGGGATGTTTgacataatatttattgagccttcTATTTCTACTTCCCCTTGCTCCATCTAAAGCAGTGATTCTACACATTGGGATCTCTGGGAGAGATTTTTGAGAATACCAATGTCCAAGTCTGACCCTAGATCAATTAAGTCAGAATTTTCAGCGTTGGAACTTAGACAATTCTTTTAAGTTCTCAAGGTGATTGTTTtctaaaacctaaaacaaaaatttttaagatgcTCATACTGGCTTATAACAAGAGGAAAATTAAGAgtattttgagatataattttttaCCTATCAGATTAGCAAAGATCAAAAAGTTTGGTAACACTGTGTGTGATTATGAGGACCAGGTAATCTCATGAACTGATGGAAATATTAATTGCTGCTTCCTCAAGTACAGTTTAGTAATGCTTATGAAGTATATACTTTTATTTCGCAATTTTACTTGGGGCAATTTATCTTATACTTGAGTACAAGAAAATAGATACGTACCAGTTACATTTTGCAATATTTTGCATCTAAGATGACCATATTCATTATTAAATGGAGCAACATTGGGGGTAGCAACTAATGTTGAACCACCAATCTCCAGAAGCTAATCTATGATAAATTCACCAAATAAAAGTTATCCTACTTTCTCTTCCTATCTGCAAAGAATTAGATTAAATTCCCCCTGAAATAGAGGCACTGTCTCTTTTTTAAGATGCAGAGACTcttcttaaaagttctcattttcTGAACTTTAATGTCCATGGACTTCTAAGACAAGATAAATAAAGGcaaaagagcaaaattaaaaaaaaaaagcccttgaaATTTTGAAATGCTTAATCCCAGAAAGAGGTGCTACAGACCACTTGAGTCTATTCAGGGCGGGTCCTGGACTTCATACTGCATCGTTCCTCATGACCTGGAGTGCAAAGGGCCACCATCCTGAGAGAAGAAAGGGTGAACTACCCTCCTTGGTTTCATAACCAGTCTATAGGACAATCTGTAAACCTAGACACTTCAGGGGAGTCCTAACTGGGCCAAAGACATAACCGTGCTGGCCAGTAGTCCTCATATGTGCCATCCTTAAAATCTACCAGCAAGTAAATATGACTTGCTGTTGAAACCATGAAAGTCTTCCAGAAAGGAATAGGACTATTCCAGGTGTGAGACATACATCACTGTCTGTCATTTGATCTCTATCAAggattttgttgtttaaaaaaaaaaaagtatttggtaTTCAAAATGATGGCATGTTTCCTTGTACCTTAACAATGGATTCTGAATAATATACTGGATGCTAAGAAAACTGGTAAACCTGTTTTGTAAACATTCTCAGGGGCTGAAGACATTAAGCCAGCAATTATCAAAACATAGTCATGGGCAGCTGGATAAAGAGCATCAAAGCCATCACCTATGAGAAAATATTGATGGAAATGATTGCTcactgagcagctcccccaaaaCCGAGTAATGGATCATTGAGGAAGTACATGTCACACAGCACAATTGTTTTGTCACTATTTCCTGGTAATGTAGAGgtttattttcttgtaaaataGCCCAATTTCTACAAAGCTGTCTATGCCAAGCATCTTAACTCAATTCTCACatggggctttttaaaaatgagattgtcAGGGTcccttggtagctcagtggttgagcatctgcctttggctgaggttaggatcttggatcctgggatggagccccacatctggcttcatgctcagcagggtgtctgcttcttcctctccctctccccctccctgctgcttgtgctttctctctctctctcaaataaataaaatcttaaaaaaaaaaaaaaaagaaaaatgagattgcCATTacttacaaaagaaataatatttactacTTATTTCTAAATCTCCACCCAAAGATTACAGAAGTGAAACTAGAGttgtttcaagtttatttttattttattattattattattattatcaaaataataccAGCTTTtggccaagaaacaaacaaatgttgAAAAAGTCTTTTGTGAAAATAAGTCTCCTGCCTCACCCTTATTTCCACCTCTCACAAGCAACAATTCTATTCATTTATGGCTTTAGTTTTTGTGGTGGCTACCTTCAAAGCTCtgaatgcatgcacacacatgcattgtTTTATCCCAAATTTTGAGAATTGCATTAATTTTAGCTTactttcattgcttttatttattttttatttattaatgagagacagacagagagagagagagagagcgcagcagagacacaggcagagggagaagcaggctccctgcagggaacccgacatgggactcgattccaggtctccaggatcaggccctgggctgaaggtggcgctaaaccgctgagccacccgggctgccccctctcATTGCTGTTAAATTACTGAACGATCATTCTACATTTCAATGTCTTGTTCTCCATCTACAGTCAATGCCTACCAACTCTGCATTATATAAAAAGAGTATGTTGGTGCTCCTTATCCTTCCACTactcccttttcctccttccttccttccttccttccttccttccttccttccttccttccttccttccttcttccttcctcctttctttctttcctcttctttctttcctcctttctttctttcctcctttctttctttcctcctttctttctttcctcctttctttctttcctcctttctttctttcctcctttctttccttcctcctttctttcctcctttctttctttcctttctttctttccttctttctttctttctttctttctttctttctttctttctttctgacttttatttatttatttattcatgagagacacacagagagaggcagagacataggcagagaaagaagcaggctccctggaggagccggacgtgggactcgatcctttgACTccaggattataacctgagccaaaggcagatgctcaagcactgagccagccaggtgtccctccctttTCCACCTTCTAACTTTCTGAAAGCAACATGCTCCTTTTATACTGCCATATGCTATTCTGTAGCTATAGTTCAGTCTTCTGTGCTTTagctatgaatttattttaaatgtagaaaatcaataaatagcaTTTctcatgttattaaaattattattggatTCAGGACCAAAAAGTGCTTTCCATTAAGTTCAATGACACCGTCCATAGACTCAGGTAAAAGGAGACTGTTTCCAGTATAAAACtcaaaagcagggcagccccggtggtgcagcggtttagtcccgcctgcagccgggggtgtgatcctggagaccccggattgagtcccacgttgggctccctgcttggagcctgcttctccatctgcctgtgtctctgcctctctctctctctctctctctctctgtgtctctatgaataaataaaatcttaaaaaactcaaaagcattttattttcttacactcAATCATTTACTCAACAACATGTAAGAGTTTAATTTGGATTTATGATAATCCTGCTCAGTTGTGTTCCTTTATGTTGTTTTGACCCTCCACACCTCCCAGAGAAATAAGTATATTCCTTACCACCTACTCAAAGAATTCGGTATCTTAATCATGGTACGCTCAGTTGGATgtaatccactttttttttcagcaactTGCGCAACACCCTTCATCTCCTTGTTCCTTTCTTAACCAATGGctcctaaccctaactcatatTTGTCATCCACTGGAATGTCTGGGTTAAATCTATCAACCATTTCCTAGATCACACatcttattcttccttttattatttcccCCCTTACTTACTGGAACACATCCTTAAGTAAATTCCTCAGCGAGGTCctttggaaatggaaaatgtttttattttgccctAACTCTTAATTGGTAGTTGATTGAATATATAATTCTAGGTCTAAAATAATTCACCTTAAGTAATTAGAAGAAACTTCATTATCTTTTCACACTTGTTATTAC includes these proteins:
- the TAS2R39 gene encoding LOW QUALITY PROTEIN: taste receptor type 2 member 39 (The sequence of the model RefSeq protein was modified relative to this genomic sequence to represent the inferred CDS: substituted 1 base at 1 genomic stop codon), producing MLERHLPPDTKEGXQLRMMETCNPPENELSPFGILLILTIVGTECIVGIIANGFIMAINVAEWIKNKTVSTSGRVLFFLSASRIALQSFTMLEITFSSTSPRFYNEDVMYDTFKVSFMFLNHCSLWFAAWLSFFYFVKIADFSHPLFLKLKWRISRLMPWLLWFSVFISLGYSMLLSNDIYTVYCNNSSIPSSNSTKKKYLTKTNVVNLVLLYNLGLFIPLITFILSATLLIISLKRHTLHMESNATGCRDPSMEAHIGAIRATSYFLILYIFNSVALFLYMSNIFDINSSWNILCKFIMAAYPAGHSILLIQDNPGLRRAWKRLQPQVHFYLKEQTP